The genomic stretch CAGGGTCTTGGTACCAGAAGGAACTCTTTCTACCGCAAAATATTCTAATATTCACTCCTCCCCTACTGCTCCTGCATCCAGATGATAAGTTTCCGAACTATTTACTAAAGCGAGAAATAGTTTCTGGGTGAACCagtgtcccatcacttcatgggaaatagatggggaaacagtggaaacagtgtcagacttaatttttttggtctccaaaatcactgcagatggtgattgcagccatgaaattaaaagacacttaccccttggaaggaaagttatgaccaacctagatggcatattgaaaagcagagacattactttgccaacaaaggtccgtctagtcaaggctatggtttttccagtggtcatgtatggatgtgagagttggactgtgaagaaagctgagtgtcaaagaattgatgcttttgaactgtggtgttggagaagactcttgagagtcccttggactgcaaggagatccaaccagtccatcctaaaggagatcagtcctgggtgttcattggaaggactgatgctgaagctgaaactccaatagtttggccacctcatgtgaagagttgactcaaagaccctgatgctgggagggatggagggcaggaggagaaggggacaacagaagatgagatggctggatggcatcaccgaatcaatggatgtgagtttgagtgaactccgggagttggtgatggacagggaggcctggcgtgctgtgattcatggggtcgcaaagagtcggatacgactgagcgactgaactgaactgaactgaactgaactgaatcagtgttAATGTTATTGAGGTTTAGTACAGTAGTAGAATTGAGCACACTTTGTAGAGAAGTAGACATGCTTTGATAGTACCTTTCATTTCTAGGTCACCATCTTTATCACCAACAACACTGGATATTGATAAGCCTCATAGCAGAATACTGTGGGTTCTCATGAAGTTGCCTGTCATCTATTCTACTGTTTCTTCCATTTGTCTATTTCACCACTGCCATAATGTTTTCCAATTGCCTATATAGTCTTTGATGACCCTGATATGGGCTTGAATTCCCTTTTATTGTAAAATGTGAATAACTTGGTATCTTTAAAGCATTATGCCATtcttcaacaataaaaatatgagACGTTCAAACACAGAGTTGATATTTGCCATGATTGCCATAGGATTACATAACTATGGAAAAATAGATCTTTATATTCTGTTGTATTTTGGTCAAATAAACTTCTGTGAGAAAAACTAAAGATATAGCATTGCTCTCATTTTTGGAATCTCTCAAGTTCATGATAGTGAAGAAAACCCGGGTTTGTGTTAGCTTTGTCTTGATGATCTCTCTGCCCTTAGGATCCCATCATGTCCAGGAGGAAAGATTCTGGACCATGACAACCTGTGTATAACAATTTAGTTACAACCTTGCCAAATGAAGATTTTTTGGGGGGAACCATTTTTGTCATTACCATTTCTGTGGATTGTTGCAAAACTGCATAGAATTGCACATTTCAAGAATCCAATTCAGTCAGAAACTTGTGGAATGACAGAAAAAGCCTAGTAGGTATCAAAATTGGAGAACCtgtgttatattttttatttggccaTGGAGAGCTTCGAGATATTTCATAAGACTCTTTCATAAGCAACCCTAGTCTTATTTTCCTCCTCTCTAGAATGAGTTATAGTCCTAATGGCAGATTGATAGTCCTAACACAGGATATATAGCAGCGATTTATACATACATTGTGTTCAACAGATATTTAAGAAGACAGTGTTGGGGAAGCATGAACAGAAAAGGACTaagatgtgggggggggggggggatggggagATCTGTGCTGCTCAGGAAAACATGAAAAAGTTTATTTGTAGCTGAGGGACATTAAACACATGAATTTACATAATCATGGGAAAGCTATCACCTTTGACTTCTGTCATAAGtaatttttttggcaaagtagtaCTTGGAATTTaactcataaaaatatatatataaacaaatttaCTAAGACCTAGATGCTTAAAATACAAATATGGATAAATGCATAATAAAATATACTTACATCTTCTTGAGTGTAGAACTTGTGGCATTTTCTTCATTCAATTATCAAaaattttgtctttcttcttaTGCCTTCCATccattattctttaaatttttttattgctttgatTTTGAATTCCATATAAATCTCTCTGTCTTACTTGGAAATGCTTCCCCATATAATACACATCCCTTTTCTCAAAAACACACCAAATGGTTATTCAGTTTTTGCTAAACTACATCATTTGCTTCATTTGAATGAAAAAGTGTCTTTTTATAAGCTCTGattactttcttcagttttttttattcttacagaAAAGTCTAAGTTTTGACTTGTACTAAGTCCAAGCATTATCTTTTCACTTAATCTCTTTTTAATTCACATATTTGGTATCACATTTTTGCCAAAATGGCAAAACGATGACTTTGATGATGACTCAGAAAGTTAGACCCAGTGAATTAAGAGCAGGTCTTCTGACTTCTGGTTTATACTTCTGACAAAAAGATTGAAAGACTTTCTTCCCAAATCTCCCAAATTTCAGATCTTATTTTTCAATATAGAAAGGTAATAACCTGGCAATTTGGTTAATTTCTGTATCTTCTGTGGATCTATTCAGAAATTTGGAATTATTAAAAACCACAGACTGTCAGGTTAGAAGAGAACTAAAGGGCATATGAGATAGTCTGGGGCTAAAACATCCCTCCCTGCTTCTGTTGTCTAGTGATGTGAAGCTCTCTATTTCCGGAGGCATCTCATTCTGCTTTACTGGTTTTGGTTGTTAGAAAAAACTTATAATTGCATTCACTgaactatctttctaaattttcaTCACTTTGTTTAGTCACTCCTGTTCATTCAGCTGGCATATTGAGACTTGATTTTAGACATATCCACCTTATTTGCTTTCTTTAGGAAATGATGTCTTGTGATTTGAAGTGATTACAACTAGAAGAACTGtgatatttaaagattttttaaaaatttaccattaGAAGTTTGGCTTAGAATGGCTCTTGGGATTCTGGCATTAAAaaagttaattattattattgcaatCTTGGGATATTATAACTGAAGTTACTAATCACAGAAAGTTAAAGTCTCTTGAGAGACTCTCTTGGGTGCTTATTTTATTGATCTAAAGAAAAACTTAGACATCTGATTTAAAGTTTCAGTGAACTAGACACttggaaaacttaaaaaatatttataatgtgtTTATTAAGTTTTAAGATGCTTGTCAAAATGAGATTACTTATATAGATGAaggtatatgtacatatttaaacAATTTATTGAGATAAGATTTATAGACAGTAAACATGTTTAAGTATATAATTTGTTGAACTTTGGCAAATGTGCACAGTTATGTAGCTACCATTACCAGTACAACATTGGTTTAACATTACCTTAAACATTTTTCGTGACCTTTTGCAAGTAAATGCTTTACCTCCATACCTCAGGACATGACAACCACTGATGTTTTCTGTCAGCATAATTTGAATTTtctagaatattatataaatgcaATCTTATATTGTTTATGAACCATATATCTTGATAAGATGTTAATACCCCAAACACATGAGGAACTTATATATTGcaacagcaaatatatatatatttgttaataaatattatttatatatatgtattatttgctaaataaataatatattatttatatatattatttgctaaataaataactatatatatatttgctataaGTTCCTCATGAGTTTTGGATGTTAACATCTTATTAAGATACATGGTTCATAAAtatttctcctgttgcagagattgcctttcattttgttgattgttggTCCTCCCATGAGCTTTTCCGGTTGTTGTCTTAGCAATTGTTAACTGTCATTGTGTTGGTGGGAGTGTTATTTAGCATGCTAATGAATTATAATGGCCATATGATGAGGCTCAAGATCAAAATTTCCACCAGCTTGGGCCCAGTtagttctattgtttttctctttgtagcTTCCTCCTGAAATTTAGATAAGAATAGCTGGTTTCCACTTGAGGGAAGGATCAGGTGTATAATTCTGGGATGATAGCCATGGTAATGACTTGTGTTGGGCTTCTGACTtcagaactataagaaaataaatttgcattCTTTTGAACTGCTAATTTTGTTATGGAAGTATTTGGACACGAAGTAACTTTCAAAATTCTTCTTAATGAATGTCTGATTATGAGTACAGAGCAGAAAATTATATGGATGCTTCATTCCTGGTgatattattttactttcttttgatCTTTAAACATTTGTCTACTGCTTTATTTTTTGATGGCCtatgttattttataatatattatagtATTTGAATCCATTCTGAAGATAGCACTTTCTCCGCTTGCTCTCCCATGAGGGTTTCCTGCCAATTCTTAAGGTCTTCATCTTTGTCTATGAAGCTAGATGACCCAAACTGGCAGTGACCTATTTTGATCTTTGAGATGCCTCTTGTTTTCTCCCTGTTCCCAAGCTCCCTTTTTAGATGCTTGTCCCCATTGCACTTGCTCAGTGGCTGTGTGGACAGAAGGCAATTTACCTCTTGCCATACCCTTCCTCTTACAAAAGAGAATTGGGGAAGGCATCATCTCACTTCAGTGAGACCAATCAGACCATTCACTTCAATGAACCTTTCAAGGAATTTGGATTTAGAATACaggtaattaaaaatacatatcctAAAATAGAATAGAGAATTCCTTGGCCGTCCAGTTGTTAAGATTTGGCACTTTCATTGTCgtaggcccaggttcaatccccgatccagaaactaagatcctgcaggttgtgcagcacagtcaaaaaaatgcATGTAAATTGTATGTATCTCTCAATATATTTCAATGTATTcggtatacatgcatatatattgaatatacctacgatggatttttttttttggccctgccaaacagcatgtgggatcttagttccctgactagggatcaaacccgtgcccacttgcagtggaagtatggagtcctcgccactggactaccagggaattccctgaaataTGTATTTGCAAATGACTGAAGCGGCCATAATCTTCCATAtgcacagagaaatggaaataaatagtCTGCAGAGAGAGAAACATGAAACTGGTATGTACTGGTTTGCTGTGATGCTTCAGCCAGTTACTACATGGTGGCTTCAACAACGCTAATGTGTTCTGTTACAGCTCTGGAGACAGAAACCCAAAGTCAGTTTCACTGGGCCTAAACCTGGGTGTTGGCTGGGCCATGCCAAGGGCCCTATGGAAGAAAGAatcctttgttttgctttttcagctTTGAGATGTACATTCCTTGGCCTGTGGCTCCTTCCCCCATCTTCAAAGCTAGCAGCACAGCAACTTCAAATCTCTGCTTCTATGATCACATTACCTCTTTCTGTGTGATAaaatctcccctctcccctctcatATAATGACACTTGTGATGACAGTTAGTACCCACCTGTGTAATTCAAGATCGTTGCCCTATCTCAAGATCTTTAATTTGAATCCGCCCTGCAGAATCCCTTtgccatataaattttatatgttaCTTAGATTCACAGGATCAGCGATTAGGTCTGGATATCTTTCAGGGCCATCATTCAGCCTGCTACAAGATATTTGGAAAAAAACAGTAACATAGAGACCAAATGACTCCTGAGAAAGCTAGAGAGAGATCAGAGATTCTGAGGGAAGTGGGTGTCTGCCTTGGATTTTTAAGGAGTTCTAGCTACTAATATTTGTCCTTAGCAGGTCTTGCAGTTTTTTACCTTCTGAGGTTTTATGTGGTATTCTTGATTATTATTATGATAAATACCAATGTTACTTAAGCTAGCTTGATTAGTAACAGGCTTTTATTTTCCCCAACCAAATGCCTCCTAGGACATTTATTCTTCTGTAGATGATGATCACTTTGGCCAGTTGCCACAGAGGATCAGTCTGGACTCATTGTCAGTTACTGCCTCTGAATAACTTGTTTTCCTTTCGACACATTGCCTCTCACAGTCTGTTCTCACTCATCTGATACGCCTTGGTCTGTAGGTTTTCTGGATAATTAGAACTGGCAGGCAATGCTCTTATCTCAGAAAACATGGATAACTTTTCATGTTAACTCTGTTTCCCTAAGTTTCTTCTCATTCCACACTTCATGATACAGTGACATGCTTGAGTAGGCTAGAGTTCACATGTATCTGCGTATATATATACTCAATGAAtctgagttttctcatctgtaaaatgggaaaaatatcacATTCTCAAGGTTAAGAGGGctaaatgatatatatatgtacatattagaATATACTGTACAAACACTGGGATATTATTATTATCTACAGTATCTGGCTGTCAGGAATGGAGCTAATCATCTTGAATAGTTTGCAAAGACCCATAAAaagtacttatttttaattacatGTGGTTTCATTTCTTAGACCATCGTGGTTGAGCCTacattaacagaaagaaaaagaagaaccacAGACTATattccccactttacagataataTGTTAGGTTCAGATAGGCTAAGTGTCACCCAATAAAAAAGTGATAGAGAGGGCTTAAAATCTCTGACTTCAGTGTTTTTCATTAATCCATGAAATTCTGTGTGTGGGAAGGTCCAGTAATAGAGTTCAGAGCATGTTAttttctctgtctcctctggACTCTGGCCATAATACTTTGTAGCTGGTGTGGCACATAGTTCTTCCATCTCTTTGCACACACCTTTGATTTTATGGTCTTCAAGCATGCTTTACTCCACATTGTGTCTAAGATGTGAAAATGCCATTCTTAGCAAACAAACTTTCAAGGATTCCTGTGGGATTATGTTTCAAGCTTTCCTGGGCAATAAGGATATAATTTTGTTGACTGCATCTCTCAAAACGTCCTTTACCTTTTCATTCCTTAGACTATAAATGAAGGGGTTCAGAAGAGGGATCATCATTGTGGTGAGGACAGCAGTCACTTTGTCAAATTCCAGGGAATGACTCTGGCTGGGTCTCACATACATGAAGATGTTGCTCCCGTAGGCAATAGAAACGACAGTGATGTGAGAAGCGCAGGTGGAAAAGGCTTTCTGACGCCCTTGGGCCGAGGGGATGCGCAGGATGGTCGAGATGATGTAGGTGTAGGACACGGTGGTGATCACCAGCGAGGTGAGGAGGATGAGAGAAGACAAGAGGAAGTTTATCATCTCAATAAAATGAGTGTCTATGCAGGCCACCTGCAGCAGAGGGGCGATGTCACAGAAGAAGTGATTAATCTCCTTATGGCAGAAGGGCAGCCTGGACACCACAATAGTTGGGCAGAGCACCGACAGGAAGGCCCCCACCCAGCAGCCCAGAACCAGCAGGAGACACAGCCTACTGTTCATGATGATGGTGTAGCGCAAGGGgttacagatg from Budorcas taxicolor isolate Tak-1 chromosome 25, Takin1.1, whole genome shotgun sequence encodes the following:
- the LOC128069167 gene encoding olfactory receptor 6M1-like; translation: MDVQNQTTVTEFILTAFPALQKLQIFLFVILLFTYLLTLTGNGVIISLIWADYRLQTPMYFFLSNLAFLDILYTTSVTPKLLACLLENRKIISFAGCISQTYFFFFLGTAEFILLVVMSFDRYVAICNPLRYTIIMNSRLCLLLVLGCWVGAFLSVLCPTIVVSRLPFCHKEINHFFCDIAPLLQVACIDTHFIEMINFLLSSLILLTSLVITTVSYTYIISTILRIPSAQGRQKAFSTCASHITVVSIAYGSNIFMYVRPSQSHSLEFDKVTAVLTTMMIPLLNPFIYSLRNEKVKDVLRDAVNKIISLLPRKA